Below is a genomic region from Spartobacteria bacterium.
TCGCCAGCTTAATGACATCAGTCACGTCGCCTTTGGTAATAATGGCGGTACCGGTATCCATGCTTGAAGGAACCAGTTTATACTTAATATTATTATATAACTGCATGACCGTATAAAAACCCTGCATGTAGGGCTGCTGATCAATAGTAAATGTAAAGTCACCATCATTAATGCCCTCAAGCAATTCAGGAACGAGGTCAAATCCGCCGGAAACAACCTTATCGCCAATCTCCTCGCGCCGCACAACCTGCATGATGGCAATCCCGCTGATTTCATCCACACCCACCATGGCTTTCACGTCTTTATTTGCCTGGTACCAAGAAGAGACCAGCGACGTTGCCTGAACCAGATCCTTGGTTGTAGCCACGACTTTCACATCGTATCCGCCCGCATCAGCCAGAGCCGCCTTGATTCCGTCCATGCGCTCGATCAAATTGGCTGCACCCAGTGAATGGATACCGATAAGCACTTTGCCGCCTTTCACCATGCTGACCACCTTTTTACCTACTTCGTATCCAGCACCGTAATTACTCTGGCCAATATAGCAGAGACGACCGGTATTAGGCGCATCGGCATTCAGTGCAATCACAGGAATGCCGCGACTCATGGCCTCCTTGGTCACGTCATTAAACGCTTCTGCATCCGGCATCGTTGTTCCGAGTCCATCGATCCCCGAGGCAATGGCCCCTTCAATCAGTTCAACCTGTTTAGCGATACTAAAATCCGTCGGCCCGACTACATTCACATCAATGTTCAAGAGTTTTGCCGCATCTTCAATCCCGTTTTGAACGGGAACCCATGCCGGCACATTGGAATAGTGCGATGCAATTGTAAGACGAATAACGTCCCCGTTTTCATTCAGATTGGCTCCATCTTTATCTTTCTTTTTTCCAAAGCCGAAACCGGATCCCAAAGTAAAGGCCAGACCGCAAATCAATGTTGCGCTCATCAGCTTTATCAGACTGTTCTTATTCATCACGTACTCCTTGTTCTAGTTATTAAACCGTACTGGTATAACTCCATTCTTCGAATTAAGATTTATATTAACGGTAACACATTGTCAATTCATAATTAACGAGAACCAAAAGGCCGGGAATACCCGTTTTCATCCCGATTAAACCCTGCATTTAATGCTTTTATCGGTGTATCATGACGGGGTCGTATTCCGTTGACTTTTTGTCTTGGAATTTTCTTTGTAGTCAAAGACACCGCTATGATAGTATAAGTCTGTTTTTTTGAGCAATCTATGGACTTCGATCAAAACACCAGCCCCCTGCGCGAGACACACGAAGATGCCGGCACCACACGGAGCCTGCGTGCGGGTGCGTCGTCGCCTAATGTCGCCACGAAAGCACTGTCGTCCTTTCTCTCATGGCTAGGTTACGGCAAAGAAGAACAGAGTCCGCATGAGACCACGCCAGAAAACAGTTCCTCGCCATCACTCGCCGAAAAATCTGCGCAGCCGCTCATTCTGCGGCAGATATCCGCCGATGAACTCAAAGACGAAATGTCTCCGGAAAAAGAAGAAGATTTCACTGACACCATGTCAGACATCATGCGGCAGCAGCGCGAAGAGCAGGATTTAATCGAACGCTGGCGAGACAGCTATCTACTTCATCAAACCCAGCGGGATCAGCGCAAGACGCGTTTTGCAGAAGTCACAGAAAGAAAACGCGAAGCCTTCGCGCACATGCTGGCGGCCTGTCGTGTGAACAACGAAAAAGAGCTGCTGCAGGAATATCCGCCCATGGATGGACGTCCCAAACCGGAACCAAAAAGTTCCACTGAAACGCCGGCCACGCCCTTGCCGCCGCCGCGTCAGACAACCCACGATCTGGCCGCTGCCTATAAATCCGGCGAATACAGCAATCCCTCCCCTGAACTGCTCAACGCTCATGAGAGCGGCGGACAATTCATGGTGTCGCAGGACGTTCTGGAGGAACAGAAGATCATGCTTCAGGAAACACTGGACAATTTCACGGTGGATGCACAGGTATGGGATGCGCTGGTGGGTCCTCGCGTCACCCAGCTACGCATTCGTCCGGGACGTGGCGTCCGTGTGGAAGCCATCAGTGCCCTGCAAAACGATATTGCGCTGTCCCTTTCGGCGAAAAGTCTGCGCATCCAGGCACCGATTCCCGGCGAGCCCTTTGTGGGCATTGAAGTGCCCAACGGCAATGAAACGCCTCTCTATTTACGACACATGCTCGAATCACCTGCCTGGCTCGAAAGCCGCGCCAAGATCCCATTGATTCTCGGCATGGATATCACCGGAGAAACCGTGGTCACCGATTTAGCCGCCGCCCCGCACATGCTGATTGCCGGAGCGACAGGCAGCGGTAAATCCGTCTGCATGAATGCATTAATCATGTGTTTACTGCAAAAATTCAATCCCGACGAATTACGCATGGTGCTCGTGGATCCGAAACGCGTCGAATTCAGTGTTTATTCCACGATTCCGCATTTAGTAACCCCGGTGGTCACCGACCCGAAAAAAGTCGTATCTGTTCTGGCGTGGGTCGTACGGGAGATGGAACAGCGTTACGAACTGCTTTCCCATCACGGCGCACGCAACATTGCCGCGTTTAATGCAGCGGCAGAACATAGAGGCGTGGATAAGCTGCCCTATCTCGTCGTCATCATCGACGAACTGGCCGACCTCATGATGACCGCGCGCGGCGATGTCGAAACCGCACTGGCGCGACTGGCCCAATTGTCCCGGGCGGTGGGTATTCACACCATTATCGCAACACAGCGTCCCAGTGTAAATGTCATCACGGGCATCATCAAAGCGAATTATCCCACCCGCATCGCGTTTCAGGTCACCTCGCAAATCGATTCGCGCACCATTCTCGACGGAAAAGGAGCCGAACAATTACGGGGCCAGGGCGACATGCTGTTCAGCCCGCCGGGCATCGGACGCCTGATGCGCATTCAGGGACCGCTCATTTCTGACAATGAAATTGAACGGGTGGTCGACTACATGAGCGACCAGTGCGACCAGACCTTTATCGACAGTACCTGTGTGACTGAATCCATTTTAGGCAACGGAAGTGTCAGTAATGGAGAAGAAGCCGATGACGAGCTGCTCGGCAAAGCGATCGAGATTATCATGCGCGACCGACGAGCCAGCACCAGTTATTTACAGCGCTGCCTGCGCGTCGGGTATAACCGCGCGGCCAATCTCATTGAAGTAATGGAAGCCCGGGGCATCGTCGGCCCGCAAGTCGGCAGTGCCCCGCGAGAAATCCTTCTCATGTCGGAGGATTCGGAATAATTTATGGCCGTATTACTTACAACCGATGAACTTCTTGCGGAAATCCGTGAAAAAGGCATAGCGAAAACCGTTTCGTCGTATCGCAGAGAACCGCTTTCAAGTCGTACACTGCAGGATCTTTTTGAAACAGAAGACGTACCCGAGGCCCGTCTGTTTCTCGCCAGTTATCCCAATGTTCCCAGTTTGATTTTAGACCAAATTATTGCCGCAGGATCGCTGGACGAAGAACTGCTGACCGCCCTGGCCATTAATCCCAGAACAGCCAACACCTATCTCATCCAGCTGACACAGCACCCATCGGTTTCAGTACGGCTGTCACTGGCGGGAAACGACCAGCTGGGCAGCAAGGAAATCAGCCTGCTCATGCAGGATCCGGCACCGGAAGTCCGCGTGGCACTGGTACGGAATCGGGCACTGTCGGTCATGAATCATCTCCCGTTGCTGGCGGCCGATCCTGAACCCATGGTGCGCATGGCGGCGGCACAGCATCCCAAACTTCCGGAAGAAGCGTTGTTTGAACTGTTAAACGACCCCAATCCACTGGTTGTCGCCCACACCGTGATGTTTGCCAAAATCCCGGAAAAAATGATCGTCTATCTGGCCGATTCCGATAATCAGATCATTCAATCCCTGCTGCTCCAGCATAAGAATATCACCGAGCCGGTGTATCGGTCACTGACCCTCAGCGGGCATGCGCCGATACGCGCCGCAGCCAGTCGATTAAACGGGCTGGAACCCTCGGATCAATTTGCGTGGGCCTCGTCCGATTGTGAAGAAGACCGTCTGGCACTGCTTGACTTCCCCGAGCTGCATCCTCTGGTACAGAAAAAACTGGCAGCCGATGCCTCTGTCGATGTGCGCTGCAAGCTGGCGTCCTATCCGGATATTGATTTAGAGACCGTATTGCTTTTTGCTTTTTCCAACGATGTCCCGTCCTGCCGCAGACTGGCAATGAATCCCAACATCCCGGAAGAAGCCTTGACGGAGCTGTGCCATAACGAACACACAGAAGTACTGAAAGTGCTCGCTTATCGCGATGATCTGACACTGAATCATCTCGATTTACTGGTGAATCTTTCCCGCAACATCAGTGTCATCCAGCATTTGGCCTGGCGGAAAATATGGATGCCGTCCACCGATGCGGATCTGGTGGAAGAACTGAGCCATTATGCGTCACCGACACTGCGGGCGTTTGCCGCCGCGTCGCAACATATGACGAACCAGTTATTCCGACAGTTCATGCTCGATCCCTCGGCGCAGGTGCGCTTATGGACAGCACTGAATCCCCTGCTGCCTGCGGCCTGTATTCAGGTCATGCGGGACGATCCGGATAAATTGGTTGCCCGCGTTATTGCAGAGCGGGCCCCCGGTTCAACGCGGCAAAAACAAACGGACGCCCCCCGAACTCAATCACATTTTGTAAACAAAAATTCCTGGTTAACTCTATAACGAAAGGACAAATCCAATGGTAAGAAAACCTATCACACTCAGTTACATCGATATCATTCTCGGCGCCGATGCAGAAACCATCCGTCAAGCCTATGAGTCACGTGTAAAAATCGACGAACTGCTCGACGAGCGCCGTCAGGCCTACGAACGCATTCACGAACTGGAAACACAGATCGAAGAAATCGTCGGAACACCGGGCACATTCATGTATCCCGCGCCGCCCATGGAAGTGGCCGGATATCCCAAACTGGAAGCCGCCTCTTTCCCCGTTCCGACGCCGCCTAAACGTCCCGCAAAACCGGCTGCACCCAAACCCGAACCGAAACCGGTCAGCGATACAGTCAAAAATATGCCCTCTGAATAACTGAGCGGGCACACCACCAACAGCGCTTCCCCTGCACCACATGAATAATATCGAGCAAACCATCGCAATCAATGAACGGCTGATCAGCCGTGAAGAAGAGTTCATGCGTATTTATCGCATTGAGCGCGATATTGCCCGAATGATCGGTCAGGAATACCCCATCCCCGACCCGCCAGACGACCTGCCATCGCGAATGCGACCACAAAAAACGGCCAAAAAACCGGCGAAAACGGCGAAAAAAGAATCACAGAAAACGATCCGGCTGCGCTCCCTGCAATCTGATGAAACAGCCTATCGCCTCATCTATCGATACGACGGAGCGATTCGTGAAGAGATCCACCTCCACACCAAAACACTGCAAAACCTGCTCAACAATCAGGATGCATCGGGCTTACAGTTCATCCAGATAGACACGGTTTCACGCGCCACCGCGCCAACGGAATCCGATATGGAAGAATGGGTCACCATGGAAACAATCTGGGTCAAAGAGTAGCGAACCGCGTCCTCCCCGCCCCGGCGACAGGAACCGGACTCTTCGGGGTGTTACAGGGGATCAATCACACGCCATTGTGTGAGCTCCACATAGTTTTTGGAAAAGCTGTCGAGAATACTGGTATCAATAAACACCTCTGACTGCGGCTGGAAACGGACGGAATCCCCCCAGAACATACCTTTTTGCTCTCCTTGCGGCTGCAGGCGGATTTCCGCATAGGGCGCATATACAAAGGCACTAAAATCTGAGTCGGGCTGAATGCGTACCTCATCGGCCGTATCGCAGAAAAGAAGGAACGATCCGGGCCGTAAATCCGACAGGCTGACCGCTGACTGCGGCTGCATTCGAAAACTCCCGTGAAGCATTAAAACGACGGGATTATCCGGAGTCGCAATGACATGAACCTCCGATTGAGCACCCAGAGTAAAG
It encodes:
- a CDS encoding sugar ABC transporter substrate-binding protein, giving the protein MNKNSLIKLMSATLICGLAFTLGSGFGFGKKKDKDGANLNENGDVIRLTIASHYSNVPAWVPVQNGIEDAAKLLNIDVNVVGPTDFSIAKQVELIEGAIASGIDGLGTTMPDAEAFNDVTKEAMSRGIPVIALNADAPNTGRLCYIGQSNYGAGYEVGKKVVSMVKGGKVLIGIHSLGAANLIERMDGIKAALADAGGYDVKVVATTKDLVQATSLVSSWYQANKDVKAMVGVDEISGIAIMQVVRREEIGDKVVSGGFDLVPELLEGINDGDFTFTIDQQPYMQGFYTVMQLYNNIKYKLVPSSMDTGTAIITKGDVTDVIKLAKDGYR
- a CDS encoding DNA translocase FtsK encodes the protein MSPEKEEDFTDTMSDIMRQQREEQDLIERWRDSYLLHQTQRDQRKTRFAEVTERKREAFAHMLAACRVNNEKELLQEYPPMDGRPKPEPKSSTETPATPLPPPRQTTHDLAAAYKSGEYSNPSPELLNAHESGGQFMVSQDVLEEQKIMLQETLDNFTVDAQVWDALVGPRVTQLRIRPGRGVRVEAISALQNDIALSLSAKSLRIQAPIPGEPFVGIEVPNGNETPLYLRHMLESPAWLESRAKIPLILGMDITGETVVTDLAAAPHMLIAGATGSGKSVCMNALIMCLLQKFNPDELRMVLVDPKRVEFSVYSTIPHLVTPVVTDPKKVVSVLAWVVREMEQRYELLSHHGARNIAAFNAAAEHRGVDKLPYLVVIIDELADLMMTARGDVETALARLAQLSRAVGIHTIIATQRPSVNVITGIIKANYPTRIAFQVTSQIDSRTILDGKGAEQLRGQGDMLFSPPGIGRLMRIQGPLISDNEIERVVDYMSDQCDQTFIDSTCVTESILGNGSVSNGEEADDELLGKAIEIIMRDRRASTSYLQRCLRVGYNRAANLIEVMEARGIVGPQVGSAPREILLMSEDSE